In Terriglobia bacterium, a single genomic region encodes these proteins:
- a CDS encoding ABC transporter permease, producing MSTLIQDLKYGLRQLGRSPGFTAVAVLTLALGIGATSAIFSVVYGVLLRPLPYPKPDRLVSISEVASDGHLMGFTDPNFRDLRAMNRTLSGMALCKALPVTISGPSGPSRVFVALVSADFFRVMGVAPFRGRNFSADELRQGGRPAALVSYGYWRQEMGTSDDLSRFVLSVERHAFSVVGVLPRGFDYPANADLWIPAESFGEGSSSRTAHNWSEAVARLRDGVNVAQARGDLSGLADRLYREYKPEIDMTNVSVEPLRSALTAKVRPALLILLAAVGFLLLVACANVANLLLARAAARRRELAVRSALGAGRARLVKQLLTESLLLSLAGGALGVLLAFWGVEALLALAPPGLPRIENVAVNLPVLGFALGISLLVALSLGMITALRATAAGPQAALAEGGRGAAGSFASRRLARTLIGAQIGITLVMLAGAGLLGRSLLRVLSVDPGFRTSNIVSMELEIPASRGSSSFTLATSPTGMEPARFMETLFDRLHALPGVEEVGGVSNLPLGEDGDCADGKFLLLDHQPDLNFANPEDAARLEHLWSTAPGASADYCVASAGYFKALGIPLLSGRIFNDGDNATAEQVAVVSQSLARATWPGRNPLGRTIEFGNMDGDLRLLTVVGVVGDVHYRSLEKPPEPTVYVDYLQRLRGGRDFTVVMRSSAPPPEMISDSRRIIRDLASSAVPRFETFRAVFSASLQTRRFNLTMVSIFAIAALLLAAVGIFGMMAYWVSQRTKEIGIRMALGAERRDVLKMVVGQGIRLALIGVAIGIGGALALTRFLSSLLYDVKPTDPLTFAAVSLILVAVALLACYIPARRAANVDPMVALRYE from the coding sequence ATGAGCACTCTAATTCAGGATTTAAAGTACGGCCTGCGCCAACTGGGACGAAGCCCCGGCTTCACCGCTGTTGCCGTTCTCACGCTGGCGCTCGGCATTGGCGCGACATCCGCAATTTTCAGCGTCGTTTACGGTGTTTTGTTGCGGCCGCTGCCTTATCCAAAGCCTGATCGGCTTGTAAGCATCTCAGAAGTTGCGTCGGATGGTCACCTGATGGGCTTTACGGACCCGAACTTCCGCGACCTGCGCGCCATGAACCGCACCCTTTCGGGCATGGCGCTGTGCAAGGCCCTGCCAGTTACAATTTCAGGTCCCTCCGGACCCTCCAGAGTGTTTGTCGCGCTGGTCAGCGCAGATTTCTTCCGCGTGATGGGAGTTGCTCCCTTCCGGGGCCGCAATTTCTCTGCCGATGAGCTGCGCCAGGGAGGCCGGCCCGCGGCGCTTGTCAGTTACGGGTACTGGCGGCAGGAAATGGGCACCTCGGACGATCTCTCACGTTTCGTGCTCTCGGTCGAACGGCACGCTTTCTCGGTTGTGGGCGTCCTGCCGCGGGGCTTCGACTATCCGGCTAATGCAGACCTGTGGATTCCGGCTGAAAGCTTTGGCGAGGGAAGTTCCAGCCGAACTGCGCACAACTGGTCGGAGGCTGTTGCAAGGCTGCGCGATGGCGTAAACGTTGCGCAGGCGCGCGGAGACCTTTCCGGCCTGGCTGACCGCCTCTACCGGGAATACAAACCCGAGATCGACATGACGAATGTCAGTGTGGAGCCGCTGCGCTCGGCGCTCACCGCCAAGGTACGCCCGGCGCTGCTGATCCTGCTTGCGGCCGTAGGCTTTCTGCTTCTCGTGGCATGCGCCAACGTCGCCAATCTGCTGCTGGCGAGGGCCGCAGCGCGCAGGCGTGAACTCGCGGTTCGGTCGGCCCTGGGCGCGGGTCGTGCCCGCCTGGTAAAACAGTTGTTGACGGAATCATTATTGCTGTCGCTCGCGGGAGGCGCGTTGGGAGTCTTGCTCGCCTTCTGGGGTGTGGAAGCCCTGCTGGCGCTCGCACCGCCCGGCCTGCCGCGAATCGAAAACGTTGCCGTGAACCTGCCCGTGCTGGGCTTCGCTTTGGGAATTTCACTGCTAGTGGCACTGAGCCTCGGCATGATTACGGCCTTGCGAGCCACAGCGGCCGGGCCGCAGGCTGCACTCGCTGAAGGCGGCCGCGGAGCCGCCGGCTCATTCGCGTCTCGACGCCTGGCGCGGACCCTGATCGGCGCCCAAATTGGGATCACGCTGGTGATGCTGGCCGGAGCAGGACTTTTGGGCCGCAGCCTGCTGCGCGTGCTTTCCGTCGATCCCGGCTTCCGCACGTCGAATATTGTGAGCATGGAACTCGAAATTCCGGCTTCACGCGGCTCTTCTTCTTTTACCCTTGCCACATCCCCAACAGGCATGGAGCCGGCCCGCTTTATGGAAACTCTCTTTGACCGGCTGCACGCTCTGCCGGGCGTCGAAGAAGTCGGCGGAGTGTCGAACTTACCCCTTGGGGAAGATGGTGACTGCGCCGATGGCAAGTTTCTGCTGCTCGATCACCAGCCTGATCTCAATTTTGCAAATCCGGAAGACGCTGCGCGCCTTGAGCACCTCTGGTCCACGGCTCCCGGTGCGAGTGCGGACTATTGCGTGGCGAGCGCAGGCTATTTTAAGGCGCTCGGCATCCCTCTGCTCAGCGGCCGCATATTCAACGATGGCGATAACGCCACGGCGGAGCAAGTTGCCGTCGTCAGCCAGTCGCTCGCTCGGGCCACCTGGCCCGGCCGGAATCCTCTGGGCCGCACCATCGAATTCGGCAACATGGATGGCGACTTGCGGTTGCTCACGGTGGTCGGAGTGGTCGGCGATGTTCACTATCGAAGTCTTGAAAAGCCGCCAGAGCCCACGGTGTACGTGGATTACCTCCAACGTCTGCGTGGCGGCCGGGATTTTACCGTGGTGATGCGCTCCAGCGCGCCGCCCCCGGAAATGATTTCGGACTCCCGGCGCATCATCCGCGACCTCGCCTCGAGCGCCGTGCCGCGCTTTGAAACTTTTAGGGCCGTTTTCTCCGCTTCGCTCCAGACTCGTCGGTTCAACCTGACGATGGTCAGCATTTTTGCAATTGCGGCATTGCTGCTGGCGGCCGTCGGCATTTTTGGAATGATGGCCTACTGGGTGTCGCAGCGCACGAAGGAGATTGGCATCCGCATGGCGCTGGGAGCCGAACGCAGAGACGTGCTGAAAATGGTTGTCGGGCAGGGTATCAGGCTGGCATTGATTGGCGTCGCGATTGGGATTGGCGGGGCGCTCGCGCTCACGCGATTCCTGTCCAGCCTGCTTTACGACGTCAAGCCGACCGATCCGCTCACATTCGCCGCCGTGTCGCTGATCCTTGTTGCTGTTGCTTTGCTGGCCTGCTACATCCCCGCCCGCCGCGCGGCCAACGTAGATCCGATGGTGGCGCTGAGATACGAGTAG